Proteins encoded together in one Cataglyphis hispanica isolate Lineage 1 chromosome 17, ULB_Chis1_1.0, whole genome shotgun sequence window:
- the LOC126856113 gene encoding ferritin heavy polypeptide-like 17 isoform X2 — protein sequence MLFLGVLSIFLLTASAEYCYSDVESACSTNPKNGGLITNCNAQYGAIEEYQPELQAFANANIEMSFEFLLMSTHFGNYEAHREGFKGLYRKLSDQSWADAIDLIKYIAKRGGRMDFNQLPRFKKSVKDSKILELTELNSLAKALDSEKQLANEALRIHAQAQHHAKMQDADIAHYIEEHFTESLSERVRDLAGYSNDLRKLLDERDPSVSVFLFDEYLKKVV from the exons ATGTTGTTCTTGGGTGTACTGTCTATCTTTCTGCTGACTGCCTCTGCAGAATATTGTTATAGTGATGTCGAGAGTGCTTGCAGCACTAATCCTAAAA ATGGTGGATTAATAACAAACTGTAACGCCCAGTATGGAGCTATTGAAGAATATCAGCCTGAGCTCCAAGCATTTGCAAATGCTAATATTGAAATGAGTTTCGAATTTCTGCTGATGTCCACACATTTCGGCAATTATGAAGCGCATCGAGAAGGATTTAAGGGACTGTACCGCAAACTTTCAGATCAATCATGGGCAGATGCGATAGATTTGATCAAATACATTGCAAAACGTGGTGGTAGAATGGACTTTAATCAGCTTCCTCGCTTTAAGAAATCT gtCAAGGACAGTAAAATTTTGGAGCTGACCGAATTGAATAGTCTCGCTAAAGCGCTCGATAGCGAGAAGCAACTTGCCAATGAAGCATTACGTATCCACGCTCAAGCGCAACATCACGCAAAGATGCAGGATGCAGATATCGCTCATTATATTGAGGAACACTTCACAGAATCATTGTCCGAGCGTGTAAGAGACCTGGCTGGTTATTCAAATGACTTGAGGAAATTATTGGATGAACGCGATCCATCCGTTTCCGTATTTTTGTTTGatgaatatcttaaaaaagttgtgtaa
- the LOC126856113 gene encoding ferritin heavy polypeptide-like 17 isoform X1, with protein sequence MLFLGVLSIFLLTASAEYCYSDVESACSTNPKKRILSDGGLITNCNAQYGAIEEYQPELQAFANANIEMSFEFLLMSTHFGNYEAHREGFKGLYRKLSDQSWADAIDLIKYIAKRGGRMDFNQLPRFKKSVKDSKILELTELNSLAKALDSEKQLANEALRIHAQAQHHAKMQDADIAHYIEEHFTESLSERVRDLAGYSNDLRKLLDERDPSVSVFLFDEYLKKVV encoded by the exons ATGTTGTTCTTGGGTGTACTGTCTATCTTTCTGCTGACTGCCTCTGCAGAATATTGTTATAGTGATGTCGAGAGTGCTTGCAGCACTAATCCTAAAA AACGCATTCTTTCAGATGGTGGATTAATAACAAACTGTAACGCCCAGTATGGAGCTATTGAAGAATATCAGCCTGAGCTCCAAGCATTTGCAAATGCTAATATTGAAATGAGTTTCGAATTTCTGCTGATGTCCACACATTTCGGCAATTATGAAGCGCATCGAGAAGGATTTAAGGGACTGTACCGCAAACTTTCAGATCAATCATGGGCAGATGCGATAGATTTGATCAAATACATTGCAAAACGTGGTGGTAGAATGGACTTTAATCAGCTTCCTCGCTTTAAGAAATCT gtCAAGGACAGTAAAATTTTGGAGCTGACCGAATTGAATAGTCTCGCTAAAGCGCTCGATAGCGAGAAGCAACTTGCCAATGAAGCATTACGTATCCACGCTCAAGCGCAACATCACGCAAAGATGCAGGATGCAGATATCGCTCATTATATTGAGGAACACTTCACAGAATCATTGTCCGAGCGTGTAAGAGACCTGGCTGGTTATTCAAATGACTTGAGGAAATTATTGGATGAACGCGATCCATCCGTTTCCGTATTTTTGTTTGatgaatatcttaaaaaagttgtgtaa
- the LOC126856114 gene encoding ferritin subunit: MKLFCVFLIALACVSGTFGDGLKCTLKPADVPTSWLDMVDPCIKVMESQVKTEIEAAMRYLAMGAHFARDTVNRPGFSKFFLESASEEREHAIKIIEYLLMRGQLTNDVSKLLKFPLNSNNTHPIRQEWNSGEEALADALKLEAQVTRSIRDIIINCENPKTSSFNDYHLVDYLTSDFLEEQHKGQRDLAGKISTLGKMMQAHGQLGEFLFDKKLLNGEV, from the exons ATGAAGCTGTTTTGCGTCTTCCTCATCGCTCTGGCCTGCGTCAGCGGTACATTCGGAGACGGGCTCAAGt gtACACTTAAACCTGCTGATGTACCAACATCATGGCTAGATATGGTTGATCCATGCATAAAAGTCATGGAATCTCAAGTCAAAACTGAAATCGAAGCTGCTATGAGATATCTTGCAATg gGCGCTCACTTTGCACGCGATACTGTCAATCGTCCAGGCTTTAGCAAATTCTTCCTTGAAAGCGCAAGCGAAGAAAGGGAGCATGCCATAAAGATCATTGAATATTTGCTAATGCGTGGACAACTTACAAATGATGTTAGCAAACTTCTCAAGTTTCCCTTG AATAGCAACAATACGCATCCGATACGCCAAGAATGGAATAGTGGAGAAGAAGCTCTTGCTGATGCTTTGAAATTGGAAGCGCAAGTCACTCGTAGTATccgcgatattattataaattgtgaaaaCCCAAAAACGTCATCTTTCAATGATTATCAC TTGGTGGACTACCTCACTTCAGATTTCTTGGAGGAACAACATAAAGGACAACGCGACCTCGCCGGTAAAATTTCAACTTTAGGAAAAATGATGCAAGCGCATGGACAGTTgggagaatttttatttgataaaaaattgttgaatggTGAAGTCTAA
- the LOC126856106 gene encoding dual specificity mitogen-activated protein kinase kinase 3 isoform X1: MALRRGKRNLKLQVSDEAPAPVIPPRNLDKRTTITIDEKTFDVEADDLETLCVLGRGAYGIVDKMRHKQSGTIMAVKRITATVNTQEQKRLLMDLDISMRSSACSYTVQFYGALFREGDVWICMEVMDMSLDKFYTKVYKHSRAIPEDILGKVAFAVVSALHYLYSQLRVIHRDVKPSNILINRKGEVKICDFGISGYLVDSVAKTIDAGCKPYMAPERIDPSGNPSQYDIRSDVWSLGISLVELATGKFPYESWGTPFEQLKQVVKDDAPKLPAGKFSPSFEEFINKCLMKNYTARPNYSQLLELDFIKEHAQKDTNVAEFVGEILDLPENEQPV; this comes from the exons ATGGCTCTACGTCGTGGAAAACGCAATCTGAAACTACAGGTCTCTGATGAAGCGCCTGCACCAGT gatACCACCAAGGAATTTAGATAAACGGACTACTATTACAATAGATGAAAAAACGTTTGATGTTGAAGCTGATGATTTAGAAACTCTTTGCGTCCTTGGTCGTGGAGCATATGGAATTGTTGATAAAATGCGACATAAACAGAGTGGTACAATTATGGCTGTCaag AGAATAACTGCAACTGTTAATACACAAGAACAAAAGCGTCTGCTTATGGATCTAGATATTTCTATGCGTAGCTCAGCATGTTCCTACACAGTACAATTTTATGGAGCCTTATTTCGAGAGGGAGATGTATGGATATGCATGGAAGTAATGGATATGAGCCttgacaaattttatacaaaagtatataaacaCAGTCGTGCCATTCCTGAAGATATTTTAGGAAAAGTGGCTTTTGCG GTAGTAAGTGCGTTACATTACCTCTACTCACAATTACGGGTAATTCATAGGGATGTTAAGCCTAgcaatattctaattaatcgGAAAGGGGAAGtaaaaatttgtgattttGGTATATCTGGTTATCTCGTGGACTCAGTTGCCAAGACTATTGATGCTGGATGCAAACCATATATGGCT CCAGAAAGGATAGACCCGTCGGGTAATCCGTCGCAATACGACATCAGATCTGATGTCTGGTCATTAGGAATTTCCCTTGTTGAATTAGCCACTGGTAAATTTCCATACGAGTCATGGGGCACACCATTCGAGCAACTGAAACAAGTGGTAAAGGATGACGCTCCAAAATTACCTGCTGGCAAATTCTCTCCTTCGTTTGaagaatttatcaataagtg TCTAATGAAGAATTACACTGCCCGTCCAAATTACAGTCAATTGTTAGAACTCGACTTTATTAAGGAACATGCTCAGAAGGACACAAATGTGGCAGAATTTGTTGGGGAAATTTTAGACTTACCGGAAAACGAACAGCCGGTatag
- the LOC126856106 gene encoding dual specificity mitogen-activated protein kinase kinase 6 isoform X2 yields the protein MRHKQSGTIMAVKRITATVNTQEQKRLLMDLDISMRSSACSYTVQFYGALFREGDVWICMEVMDMSLDKFYTKVYKHSRAIPEDILGKVAFAVVSALHYLYSQLRVIHRDVKPSNILINRKGEVKICDFGISGYLVDSVAKTIDAGCKPYMAPERIDPSGNPSQYDIRSDVWSLGISLVELATGKFPYESWGTPFEQLKQVVKDDAPKLPAGKFSPSFEEFINKCLMKNYTARPNYSQLLELDFIKEHAQKDTNVAEFVGEILDLPENEQPV from the exons ATGCGACATAAACAGAGTGGTACAATTATGGCTGTCaag AGAATAACTGCAACTGTTAATACACAAGAACAAAAGCGTCTGCTTATGGATCTAGATATTTCTATGCGTAGCTCAGCATGTTCCTACACAGTACAATTTTATGGAGCCTTATTTCGAGAGGGAGATGTATGGATATGCATGGAAGTAATGGATATGAGCCttgacaaattttatacaaaagtatataaacaCAGTCGTGCCATTCCTGAAGATATTTTAGGAAAAGTGGCTTTTGCG GTAGTAAGTGCGTTACATTACCTCTACTCACAATTACGGGTAATTCATAGGGATGTTAAGCCTAgcaatattctaattaatcgGAAAGGGGAAGtaaaaatttgtgattttGGTATATCTGGTTATCTCGTGGACTCAGTTGCCAAGACTATTGATGCTGGATGCAAACCATATATGGCT CCAGAAAGGATAGACCCGTCGGGTAATCCGTCGCAATACGACATCAGATCTGATGTCTGGTCATTAGGAATTTCCCTTGTTGAATTAGCCACTGGTAAATTTCCATACGAGTCATGGGGCACACCATTCGAGCAACTGAAACAAGTGGTAAAGGATGACGCTCCAAAATTACCTGCTGGCAAATTCTCTCCTTCGTTTGaagaatttatcaataagtg TCTAATGAAGAATTACACTGCCCGTCCAAATTACAGTCAATTGTTAGAACTCGACTTTATTAAGGAACATGCTCAGAAGGACACAAATGTGGCAGAATTTGTTGGGGAAATTTTAGACTTACCGGAAAACGAACAGCCGGTatag
- the LOC126856109 gene encoding 60S acidic ribosomal protein P0-like encodes MGREDKTTWKSNYFTKLVQLLDDYPKCFIVGADNVGSKQMQQIRMSLRGNAVVLMGKNTMMRKAIRGHIERNAALEKLLPHIRGNVGFVFTRGDLIEVRDKLLENKVRAPARAGAIAPLSVIIPAQNTGLGPEKTSFFQALSIPTKISKGTIEIINDVHILKPGDKVGASEATLLNMLNISPFSYGLLVEQVYDSGTIFAPEILDIKPEDLREKFMAGVANLASVCLSIGYPTVASAPHSIANGFKNLLAIAAVTDVEFAEAATIKEYIKDPSKFAAAATAVAAPAAAAADATAADKKEEKKEESESEDDDMGFGLFD; translated from the exons ATGGGTAGGGAGGACAAAACAACATGGAAGTCAAATTACTTCACTAAACTTGTT caACTACTGGATGATTATCCCAAATGCTTCATTGTGGGCGCGGACAATGTCGGTTCGAAACAAATGCAACAAATCCGTATGTCATTGCGTGGAAATGCAGTGGTACTGATGGGAAAAAATACAATGATGAGAAAAGCAATTCGGGGTCATATAGAACGTAACGCGGCATTGGAGAAGTTATTACCTCATATTCGTGGTAATGTTGGATTCGTTTTCACTCGAGGGGATTTGATTGAAGTGAGAGACAAATTGCTGGAAAATAAAGTACGCGCTCCTGCCAGAGCGGGGGCTATCGCACCTTTAAGTGTCATCATTCCAGCCCAAAACACAGGACTTGGTCCTGAGAAGACTTCTTTCTTCCAAGCATTGAGTATACCAACTAAAATTTCCAAGGGTACTATTGAAATTATa AATGATGTACATATTCTTAAACCTGGTGACAAAGTGGGAGCTTCTGAGGCTACTCTCTTGAATATGTTGAACATTTCTCCATTTTCTTATGGATTATTAGTCGAACAGGTTTATGACTCTGGTACTATTTTTGCACCTGAGATTCTAGACATCAAACCTGAAGATCTTCGTGAAAAATTCATGGCTGGAGTTGCAAACTTGGCTTCAGTTTGTTTGTCAATTGGTTATCCCACGGTCGCCAGTGCACCGCATAGTATTGCAAATGGCTTCAAAAATCTCTTGGCTATTGCTGCTGTTACTGACGTCGAATTCGCGGAAGCTGCTACTATCAAGGAATACATCAAG GATCCGAGCAAGTTTGCTGCTGCCGCCACCGCTGTAGCGGCTCCGGCAGCCGCTGCTGCTGACGCTACTGCTGCagataagaaagaagaaaagaaggagGAATCCGAGTCTGAGGATGATGATATGGGCTTCggtttatttgattaa
- the LOC126856116 gene encoding solute carrier family 66 member 3, which produces MALLQQLADLLSLITIGMCFVLKIPQILKLVSVKSADEMSTLGLFLELTSYTVMTSYNYTNGYSVLSYLEYPIILMQEYILIFLVLKYLNRLNIWSFLCAVIYFALSACLLLEIVPKIVLTFLAPMCTPISASSKIVQLLAILRAKNAESVSPLTWLISAFTNLTRVFTIWMDSADVLLLGNFIISMLLSSSIMFSALYYRSRSLKRD; this is translated from the exons ATGGCATTGTTGCAACAACTCGCGGACTTGTTGAGCCTGATAACGATAGGCATGTGTTTCGTATTGAAAATTccgcaaatattaaaactggTTTCTGTGAAATCAGCTGACGAAATGTCCACCCTAGGATTATTCTTAGAATTGACGAG ttATACTGTGATGACTAGTTACAATTACACAAATGGATACTCAGTGCTATCATACCTAGAGTATCcgataatattaatgcaggaatatatactgatatttctcgtattaaaatatttaaacaggCTCAACATTTGGTCCTTTTTATGTGCCGTTATATACTTTGCGCTGAGCGCTTGTTTGTTGTTGGAAATTGTTCCGAAAATCGTACTTACATTTCTAGCG cctATGTGTACTCCGATCTCCGCTTCCAGTAAAATCGTTCAATTATTGGCTATACTTCGCGCTAAAAATGCAGAATCGGTGTCGCCCCTCACTTGGCTTATATCCGCCTTCACGAATTTGA cgAGGGTATTCACAATATGGATGGATTCGGCCGACGTACTATTACTGGGAAATTTTATCATCTCAATGTTACTGAGCTCCAGCATTATGTTCTCCGCTCTTTACTACAGAAGTCGATCATTGAAGCGAGATTAA